From Acidobacteriaceae bacterium, the proteins below share one genomic window:
- a CDS encoding alpha/beta hydrolase, with protein MAHAKTPRFTERTMAYTVDRTGAYEGDLCLPTAGAGAQGFPVVVLVHGGSWRTGSKHEMKRIAQQLAERGYASFAINYDKHRHSFPQSWIETREAVRFVRLRSIMYHLDPDRVAVLGSSAGAEIVALTALEPTGPADPPMRITHDDVPVQAAVVLNGGYDLHPKAWLLKRYMGGDCEHIGKVCDDASPDNHVGDHEVPFFVGHGDSDHQIPYSQATTFIELMQKNGNQVTTFVARGGGHNYWKKSRYRAANFEALVVFLDTNLKAR; from the coding sequence GTGGCCCATGCTAAAACTCCGCGCTTCACCGAGCGGACGATGGCGTATACCGTGGACCGTACCGGGGCCTATGAGGGCGATCTGTGTCTCCCCACGGCGGGCGCCGGGGCCCAGGGCTTTCCGGTGGTCGTGCTGGTGCACGGTGGCTCGTGGCGGACAGGTTCCAAGCACGAGATGAAGCGGATTGCGCAGCAACTGGCAGAGCGTGGGTATGCTTCGTTTGCGATCAACTATGACAAGCACCGGCACTCGTTTCCGCAGTCGTGGATAGAGACGCGCGAGGCGGTGCGCTTTGTTCGGCTGCGTTCGATCATGTACCACCTGGACCCGGATCGTGTGGCGGTGCTTGGCTCTTCGGCCGGGGCGGAGATCGTGGCTCTGACTGCGCTGGAGCCCACAGGGCCAGCCGATCCGCCGATGCGGATTACGCATGATGATGTACCGGTACAGGCGGCAGTCGTGCTGAACGGAGGGTACGATCTACATCCGAAGGCCTGGCTGCTGAAGCGATATATGGGCGGTGACTGCGAACACATCGGCAAGGTGTGCGACGATGCTTCCCCGGACAACCATGTTGGCGATCACGAAGTTCCGTTCTTTGTGGGGCATGGCGACAGCGATCACCAGATCCCCTACTCGCAGGCGACGACGTTCATTGAGCTGATGCAGAAGAACGGCAACCAGGTGACGACGTTTGTGGCGCGAGGCGGTGGACACAACTACTGGAAGAAGAGCCGCTATCGTGCGGCGAACTTCGAGGCCCTGGTGGTATTTCTGGATACGAATTTGAAAGCCCGTTAG
- a CDS encoding RDD family protein, translating to MPKLWRGNRAFHAHETARMDSLNGLPLASFKSRAIAIAIDVLLIAVARHILGMGSHEVSEQNRGSFGWFVLEGEEAVRHLIESTIYYAVALKVGNGQTFGKWIMKIRVVSLTHHGMGWWQSIERALGYGASLLEGGFGFLQYYINPNRMCVHDRIAETIVIDLRASRAEPALKPDLEAESALEVDPIAG from the coding sequence ATGCCAAAGCTCTGGCGAGGCAACCGAGCCTTTCACGCGCACGAAACCGCCCGCATGGACTCTCTTAACGGCTTGCCGCTCGCCAGCTTCAAGAGCCGGGCCATCGCAATCGCCATTGACGTTCTCCTCATTGCTGTCGCTCGACACATCCTTGGCATGGGGAGCCATGAGGTCAGCGAGCAAAATAGGGGCTCGTTCGGCTGGTTTGTTCTCGAAGGAGAAGAGGCCGTTCGCCATCTCATCGAATCGACCATCTACTACGCTGTCGCGCTCAAGGTCGGCAACGGCCAGACCTTCGGTAAATGGATCATGAAGATTCGTGTCGTCTCGCTGACACACCACGGCATGGGCTGGTGGCAATCCATCGAGCGCGCACTGGGCTACGGCGCGTCGCTGCTTGAAGGAGGCTTCGGTTTCCTGCAGTACTACATCAATCCCAACCGCATGTGCGTTCACGATCGCATTGCGGAAACCATCGTCATCGACCTGCGCGCGTCGCGTGCAGAACCAGCCCTCAAGCCCGACCTCGAAGCTGAATCCGCACTGGAAGTTGATCCCATCGCAGGCTAA
- a CDS encoding TrmH family RNA methyltransferase: MLSAAARSRFIVVLVGARNPHNIGAAARAMQDFGFSDLRVVNEFAPPFEAAQLEAKSAVGASHIMQEARRFSDLREAIADCTLIVGTTALGNRELACEVTTLQATAPKMVEALEHPEAKVALLFGSEKTGLTNEQLAHCQRLLTIPLFEPEGVRHLSMNLGQSVGVCLYELTREGFEQSRALPTHAPAPATEQHRDLLFERLQSLMQATGYDQRFPANARETVVRHLVQQLGENRDEAATWLGLLRHIERNVAPKQAK; encoded by the coding sequence ATGCTCTCTGCTGCTGCCCGTTCGCGTTTTATCGTCGTGCTTGTTGGAGCACGGAATCCGCATAATATCGGCGCGGCCGCGCGCGCAATGCAGGACTTTGGCTTCAGCGACCTGCGCGTGGTGAACGAGTTTGCTCCACCGTTCGAAGCTGCTCAGCTTGAGGCCAAATCGGCTGTCGGTGCGTCACACATCATGCAGGAAGCGCGACGCTTCAGCGATCTCCGCGAAGCCATCGCGGACTGCACGCTGATCGTGGGCACGACCGCTCTGGGCAATCGCGAACTGGCGTGCGAGGTGACGACGCTGCAGGCCACCGCCCCGAAGATGGTCGAAGCACTGGAGCATCCAGAGGCGAAAGTGGCGTTGCTCTTTGGGTCAGAGAAGACAGGCTTGACCAACGAACAGCTTGCCCACTGCCAGAGACTTCTGACCATTCCCTTGTTCGAGCCCGAAGGCGTTCGACATCTTTCGATGAACCTGGGGCAGTCTGTGGGCGTATGCCTGTATGAGCTGACGCGCGAGGGCTTTGAGCAGTCACGCGCGCTGCCAACGCACGCTCCCGCGCCCGCAACCGAGCAACATCGCGACCTCCTCTTCGAGCGGCTGCAAAGCCTGATGCAGGCTACGGGATACGATCAGCGCTTCCCTGCCAACGCACGGGAAACCGTTGTTCGTCACTTGGTGCAGCAGCTTGGCGAAAACCGCGATGAGGCGGCGACATGGCTAGGCCTGCTGCGGCACATCGAACGCAACGTGGCACCGAAGCAAGCCAAATAA
- the dnaG gene encoding DNA primase, translated as MSDNFAQTVKAQTDIIRIVGEYLKLRKSGANWSALCPFHKEKSGSFYLYPQTSSFYCFGCHEHGDVFTFVMKMDNISFPEAVRAVAQKMGIALPQRQFSSPEEQRQAGIRKQLIDAHEAATQYFQQNLNSPEASRAREYMTSRGITPETVQRFRIGYAPESFNDMRERLSKFFSEEVMRESGLFSWKEQENGAPGQMYARFRKRITFPIANEQGKIIAFTARALDSDEKSGPKYMNSPETPLYTKGNVLFNLDKAKQAIKDQDAAVLVEGQMDAISLFMAGVQNVIATSGTAFTEAQVRMLSRFTKRVWLNFDPDNAGMNAAEKTLSALVEEGFETRVVTLDGGLDPDRYVRERGVQAYAQSVRDAARYADFLIARAQQLYPVKTPEGKVKAMNFLLPHIKRIPNAITRVDFANNAAQKLSIDSALMQQEIRQAAQQRLESVRAPQVRLSSLERVLLCALVLPDADSARQLASETLAANPDWYAELPSAGIIDVLASGPAPDNPLEAAPDQTSRVLLATAMQQGIVESEDGRESLHTLVQKSLRALQIKRLERRERELRVQIAEASRRGDDAMLMQMVQEKQHVSQELLRIEREMTRTM; from the coding sequence ATGTCCGACAACTTCGCCCAAACCGTCAAAGCCCAGACCGATATCATCCGCATCGTGGGCGAGTATCTGAAGTTGCGCAAGAGCGGCGCGAACTGGTCCGCGCTCTGCCCCTTTCACAAGGAAAAATCCGGCTCGTTCTACCTCTACCCGCAGACCTCCAGCTTCTACTGCTTCGGTTGCCACGAGCACGGCGACGTCTTTACCTTCGTGATGAAGATGGATAACATCAGCTTCCCGGAGGCTGTTCGCGCTGTCGCTCAGAAGATGGGCATCGCGCTGCCGCAGCGTCAGTTTTCGTCGCCCGAAGAGCAGCGTCAGGCCGGCATCCGCAAGCAGCTTATCGACGCGCACGAAGCCGCAACGCAGTACTTCCAGCAGAACCTGAACTCGCCCGAAGCTTCGCGGGCTCGCGAGTACATGACCTCGCGCGGCATCACGCCCGAGACCGTGCAGCGCTTCCGCATCGGCTATGCGCCGGAGAGCTTCAACGACATGCGCGAACGGCTGAGCAAGTTCTTCTCCGAAGAGGTGATGCGCGAAAGCGGCCTCTTCAGCTGGAAGGAGCAGGAGAACGGCGCGCCTGGCCAGATGTACGCGCGCTTCCGCAAGCGCATTACCTTCCCCATCGCCAACGAGCAGGGCAAGATCATCGCCTTCACCGCCCGCGCTCTCGACTCTGATGAGAAGAGCGGCCCGAAGTACATGAACTCGCCCGAGACGCCGCTCTACACCAAGGGCAACGTCCTCTTCAACCTCGACAAGGCCAAGCAGGCAATCAAGGATCAGGATGCTGCCGTGCTCGTCGAAGGCCAGATGGACGCGATCTCGCTCTTCATGGCGGGCGTGCAGAACGTCATCGCCACCAGCGGTACGGCGTTCACTGAGGCCCAGGTGCGAATGCTCTCGCGCTTCACCAAACGTGTCTGGCTCAACTTCGATCCCGACAACGCTGGGATGAACGCTGCGGAGAAAACGCTCTCCGCACTTGTCGAAGAAGGCTTCGAAACCCGTGTCGTTACGCTCGATGGTGGTCTCGACCCCGATCGCTACGTTCGCGAGCGCGGCGTGCAGGCGTATGCGCAGTCGGTTCGCGATGCCGCGCGCTACGCTGACTTTCTGATCGCACGTGCGCAGCAGCTTTACCCGGTCAAAACGCCAGAGGGCAAAGTGAAAGCGATGAACTTTCTGCTGCCTCACATCAAGCGCATTCCCAACGCGATCACGCGCGTCGACTTTGCAAACAACGCCGCGCAGAAGCTCAGCATCGACTCCGCGCTTATGCAGCAGGAGATTCGACAGGCCGCGCAGCAACGTCTCGAAAGCGTCCGCGCCCCGCAGGTTCGTTTGTCTTCGCTGGAGCGTGTGCTGCTCTGTGCGCTCGTGCTGCCAGACGCGGACTCGGCTCGACAGCTTGCCAGTGAAACCCTCGCGGCCAACCCGGACTGGTACGCCGAGCTTCCCAGCGCGGGCATCATCGATGTGCTCGCCAGCGGCCCGGCCCCGGATAACCCGCTCGAAGCTGCGCCGGACCAGACGTCGCGCGTGTTGCTTGCAACAGCGATGCAGCAGGGCATCGTCGAAAGCGAAGACGGTCGTGAGAGTCTGCACACGCTCGTGCAGAAGTCCTTGCGGGCGTTACAGATCAAACGGCTTGAGCGCCGCGAGCGCGAACTCCGCGTACAGATCGCCGAAGCCAGTCGGCGTGGCGATGACGCGATGCTGATGCAGATGGTGCAGGAAAAGCAGCACGTTTCGCAGGAGTTGCTCCGCATCGAACGCGAAATGACGCGCACGATGTAG
- a CDS encoding cytochrome C oxidase subunit IV family protein: MSHSIHSDVHSEKNDPLNVTNPEHAEHHIVSPVQYIMVYATLLIFTLITVGAAYIDMGAFNPVVALAIATFKMIIVLLFFMHVKYSSRLIKMTISCGFVIFLVLITMTLTDYMSRAWGRW, translated from the coding sequence ATGTCTCATTCGATTCACAGCGACGTCCATAGCGAAAAGAACGATCCGCTGAACGTGACCAACCCGGAGCACGCGGAACATCACATCGTCTCGCCGGTCCAGTACATCATGGTCTACGCGACGCTGCTGATCTTCACCTTAATCACAGTGGGTGCTGCCTACATTGACATGGGTGCCTTTAACCCTGTCGTGGCGTTGGCGATCGCCACCTTCAAGATGATCATCGTGCTGCTCTTCTTCATGCATGTGAAGTACTCTTCACGCTTGATCAAGATGACTATCAGCTGCGGTTTTGTGATCTTCCTGGTGCTGATCACCATGACCCTCACGGATTACATGAGCCGTGCCTGGGGCCGCTGGTAA
- a CDS encoding DPP IV N-terminal domain-containing protein, with the protein MITRWRFAALSLLTVASTVASAQRAYTDHDYAQAERWMNYNVRSLVHHSVSEITYLPDGRVFYRDPTAEGLRYYIADPANGTKALAFDHTKLAAAINLHTKVKVSADHLSLSEYKPEPNGFAFAMRGQTFHCDTAITACRVDPPAPEPFEAAAKAPSTTAAQTKAKPVAIKPPLAMAKGRRGRVPENISPDKKLAAFIRDNNLWVRTVATGEERQLTFDGIADFGYATDNAGWQHSNAAILTWSADSKKIATFQQDQRKTGMMYLVSTTNRHPQLEQWRYPLVGDKDVTHIEPVILDVASGQLTRLKTEPLEHRSMECDDISCDGDGRWSDVEFSPDDKHLAFVATSRDHKDEWVKVADTTTGDVHEVFHEHVPTYYGWQSKVDWKYLPDSNELLWVSERSNYAQIYLYNLTTGKLKNQVTHGDGPVIDIPLIDAKHRVIYFLADGKVAGTDPYLRQLYRVDFDGKNQTLLTDSKLDHAVTVDPSGATFVDAASDVTTPHVYTLRDNAGKQVALLASEDISALKAAGWKPPMLFSVKARDNKTDLWGIAYRPTDFDPAKKYPVVDYIYPGPIGSSCSGDHSFYSAMHDFGSVAELGFALVCIDGQGNAFRSKSFHDAHASTPEEMGDDTIPDQVAGIKELAHRYPWIDIDRVGIWGHSGGGNATVSAMFHAPEFFKVGWAESGNHDNREYEDDWDERWAGLEVIDSNGHSNYDVHANQIYADKLQGKLMLVHGTMDDNVPPSNTLLVVDALMKANKDFDMLMVPNAHHAYGEMTQYIMRRRWDYFVKNLAGGIPPKDYKPKSYDDVIRILYADR; encoded by the coding sequence ATGATCACGCGTTGGCGTTTTGCAGCACTTTCCCTCCTCACCGTGGCTTCTACCGTTGCCTCTGCGCAGCGGGCTTACACCGATCACGACTACGCGCAGGCTGAGCGCTGGATGAACTACAACGTCCGCTCGCTTGTGCACCACAGCGTCAGTGAGATCACCTACCTGCCCGACGGTCGCGTCTTCTATCGCGACCCCACCGCGGAGGGCTTGCGGTACTACATCGCTGACCCCGCCAATGGCACGAAGGCTCTCGCTTTCGATCACACCAAGCTTGCGGCCGCGATCAATCTGCACACCAAGGTGAAGGTCAGCGCCGACCACCTGAGCCTCAGCGAGTACAAGCCCGAGCCCAACGGCTTTGCGTTTGCGATGCGCGGCCAGACCTTTCACTGCGATACGGCCATCACCGCCTGCCGTGTCGATCCTCCTGCACCGGAGCCGTTTGAAGCTGCGGCCAAAGCTCCATCAACCACCGCTGCGCAGACGAAGGCAAAGCCTGTCGCCATCAAGCCGCCGCTGGCGATGGCCAAAGGCCGCCGCGGTCGCGTGCCTGAGAACATCTCGCCAGATAAAAAGCTGGCGGCGTTTATCCGCGACAACAATCTCTGGGTGCGCACCGTTGCCACCGGCGAAGAACGCCAGCTCACCTTCGACGGTATCGCCGACTTCGGCTACGCCACCGATAACGCAGGTTGGCAGCATTCCAACGCCGCCATCCTTACCTGGTCGGCTGATTCAAAGAAGATTGCCACCTTCCAGCAGGACCAGCGTAAGACCGGCATGATGTATCTCGTCAGCACGACGAACCGCCACCCGCAGCTCGAACAATGGCGCTATCCGCTCGTTGGAGACAAGGACGTCACGCACATCGAGCCGGTTATCCTCGACGTCGCGAGTGGTCAGCTCACGCGCCTCAAGACCGAGCCGCTCGAGCATCGCTCCATGGAGTGCGATGACATCTCCTGCGACGGTGATGGTCGCTGGAGCGACGTCGAGTTCTCGCCCGACGACAAGCACCTCGCCTTCGTCGCCACCTCGCGCGATCACAAGGACGAGTGGGTGAAGGTCGCCGACACCACCACCGGCGACGTGCACGAGGTCTTCCACGAGCACGTTCCCACGTACTACGGCTGGCAGTCGAAGGTCGACTGGAAGTACCTGCCTGACTCCAACGAACTGCTCTGGGTCAGCGAGCGCAGCAACTACGCGCAGATCTACCTCTACAACCTCACCACCGGCAAGCTGAAGAACCAGGTCACCCACGGCGACGGCCCCGTCATCGATATCCCGTTGATCGACGCGAAGCACCGCGTCATCTACTTCCTCGCAGACGGAAAGGTCGCCGGTACGGACCCCTATCTGCGCCAGCTTTATCGCGTGGACTTCGACGGCAAGAACCAGACGCTGCTCACCGACTCCAAGCTCGACCATGCTGTGACCGTTGATCCCAGCGGCGCAACTTTTGTGGACGCCGCTTCGGACGTCACCACGCCGCACGTCTACACGCTGCGCGACAACGCCGGCAAGCAGGTTGCCCTGCTGGCCAGCGAAGACATCTCCGCGCTGAAGGCTGCGGGATGGAAACCTCCGATGCTTTTCAGCGTGAAGGCTCGCGACAACAAGACCGACCTTTGGGGTATCGCGTACCGCCCAACGGACTTCGATCCTGCGAAGAAGTATCCGGTGGTCGACTACATCTACCCCGGCCCGATTGGTAGTTCGTGCAGCGGTGATCACAGCTTCTACAGCGCGATGCATGACTTCGGATCAGTGGCTGAGCTTGGCTTCGCGCTCGTCTGTATTGACGGGCAGGGCAACGCCTTCCGCTCCAAGAGCTTCCACGACGCGCACGCTTCTACCCCCGAAGAGATGGGCGATGACACCATCCCTGATCAGGTCGCAGGCATCAAGGAGCTCGCTCATCGTTACCCGTGGATCGACATCGATCGCGTCGGCATCTGGGGCCACTCCGGCGGCGGCAATGCCACCGTTTCGGCGATGTTCCATGCCCCTGAGTTCTTCAAGGTTGGCTGGGCCGAGAGCGGCAACCATGACAACCGCGAGTACGAAGACGACTGGGACGAGCGCTGGGCGGGTCTCGAAGTCATCGACAGCAACGGCCATAGTAACTACGACGTCCACGCTAATCAGATCTACGCCGACAAGCTGCAGGGCAAGCTGATGCTCGTGCACGGAACGATGGACGACAACGTGCCGCCGTCCAACACGTTACTCGTCGTGGACGCACTGATGAAGGCCAACAAGGACTTCGACATGCTCATGGTTCCCAACGCGCACCACGCCTACGGAGAGATGACGCAGTACATCATGCGACGTCGCTGGGATTACTTCGTGAAGAACCTCGCAGGCGGCATTCCTCCGAAGGACTACAAGCCGAAGAGCTACGACGACGTCATTCGCATTCTCTACGCCGACCGCTAA
- the gluQRS gene encoding tRNA glutamyl-Q(34) synthetase GluQRS, producing MGVSVEAAAAREYCGRIAPSPTGLLHLGHARTFWIAYERARAAGGRLWLRNEDLDSQRAKPEFVDAMREDLAWLGIAWDGEVVQSERVGAYRAAVEALLAKGWAYPCYCSRKDLQQAVAAPHEDTDDEPVYTGRCRSTNGGVLQPGTNYRFRVPDGESVTFVDGHCGAQVFVAGCVPEADFGDFLVWRKDGLPSYQLACVVDDAFQGITEVVRGRDLLKSTARQMLLQRALGLATLDYFHTELMRDADGVRLAKRHDALSLRALREQGVSAEDVRAMFSWPQSRPGIKPFRGEDRTVG from the coding sequence ATGGGTGTGAGCGTGGAAGCGGCAGCGGCGAGGGAGTACTGCGGACGGATTGCACCGTCGCCGACCGGGCTGCTGCACCTGGGACATGCGAGGACGTTCTGGATCGCCTATGAGCGTGCGCGAGCTGCCGGTGGGCGGCTGTGGCTGCGAAATGAAGACCTCGATAGCCAGCGTGCGAAGCCGGAGTTCGTCGACGCCATGCGCGAAGACCTGGCGTGGCTGGGCATCGCGTGGGATGGCGAAGTGGTGCAGAGCGAGCGTGTGGGAGCGTATCGCGCGGCGGTGGAGGCTCTGCTGGCGAAGGGGTGGGCGTATCCCTGCTACTGCTCGCGGAAGGACTTGCAGCAGGCCGTGGCCGCTCCACATGAAGATACGGATGACGAACCGGTGTATACCGGACGCTGCCGTTCCACGAATGGTGGAGTCTTGCAGCCAGGGACAAATTATCGTTTTCGCGTGCCCGATGGTGAGAGCGTGACGTTTGTCGATGGGCACTGCGGGGCGCAGGTGTTTGTGGCCGGGTGCGTACCCGAGGCGGACTTCGGCGACTTCCTGGTGTGGCGCAAGGATGGGTTGCCAAGCTATCAACTGGCTTGTGTTGTCGACGATGCGTTTCAGGGGATCACGGAGGTCGTGCGTGGGCGCGATCTGCTGAAGTCGACGGCGCGGCAGATGCTGCTGCAGAGAGCGTTGGGGCTGGCGACGCTTGACTACTTTCATACCGAGCTAATGCGCGATGCGGATGGAGTAAGGCTGGCAAAGAGGCATGATGCGTTGAGCCTGCGGGCTCTGCGGGAGCAGGGTGTTTCTGCAGAAGATGTGCGGGCGATGTTTTCGTGGCCGCAAAGCAGGCCGGGGATAAAGCCCTTTCGTGGAGAGGACAGAACGGTGGGCTAA
- a CDS encoding DUF3224 domain-containing protein, giving the protein MGTLHAQRKGTDTMHHAAGSFEAKLVPADTPEIPKAAGIGAMTIDKTWHGDLEGTSQGEMLHAAEATTGAMAYVALERVTGKLGGKSGSFLFSHTASMLKSNPAAAELSVTVVPHSGTGELANLSGSLKIIIDAKGAHTYEFDYRFDN; this is encoded by the coding sequence ATGGGTACGCTCCATGCGCAGCGAAAGGGAACCGACACGATGCATCATGCAGCAGGTAGCTTTGAGGCCAAGCTTGTTCCCGCCGATACGCCTGAGATTCCCAAGGCCGCAGGGATTGGCGCGATGACGATCGACAAAACCTGGCACGGCGATTTGGAAGGTACAAGCCAGGGCGAGATGCTTCATGCGGCTGAAGCCACGACGGGCGCGATGGCCTACGTCGCTCTTGAACGTGTCACCGGCAAGCTTGGTGGCAAGAGCGGCAGCTTCCTGTTCTCGCACACAGCGTCCATGCTGAAGAGCAATCCCGCGGCAGCCGAGTTGAGCGTTACAGTCGTCCCGCATAGCGGCACGGGGGAGCTTGCCAATCTCAGTGGTTCGCTGAAGATCATCATCGACGCCAAGGGCGCTCATACCTACGAGTTCGACTATCGCTTCGACAACTAA
- a CDS encoding alpha/beta fold hydrolase, which translates to MKIAAVALSLSLAVPFTAATAQTPAATATQASGAPVTGAVTGVWIGVLSGAGIQIHLVFHIAGTPSALTTTFDSPDQGATGLPTASTTLEGEKITIDAPKPGIRYTGRFNAEHTVIDGTLTQGGQDLSLKLLPATKAELTGPNRPQTPKPPFPYRAEDVSFTNATAGDTLAATLTLPPGKGPFPAVLLIAGSGPQHRDEEIFHHKPMALLADTLTRRGFAVLRYDKRGTGKSTGDFRSATTQDFASDADAALAYLRSRPEIETTHISLLGHSEGGVIAPILAAEHPQEINAIVLLAGPGLQGSEVISTQVEAITRSGGANKEQVDAVGEKERKMLAIDMKPATAEARRAALEAVLAGQGGPEQIAGAIAQLTSPWFLYYIAYDPAPTLRRVQCPVLALDGSLDAQVVAAPNLAAIRAALQAGGNHHVEAVEMPGLNHLFQHAESGSPTEYATIEETMSPEVLAKVSDWLLAQPPVHAAAK; encoded by the coding sequence ATGAAGATTGCTGCGGTTGCCCTTTCGTTGAGCCTTGCTGTTCCCTTCACCGCAGCCACAGCGCAAACGCCCGCCGCGACAGCAACGCAAGCCAGCGGCGCACCCGTTACAGGCGCCGTCACGGGCGTATGGATCGGCGTGCTGTCTGGAGCAGGAATTCAGATTCATCTCGTCTTCCATATCGCCGGAACGCCGTCGGCGCTGACGACGACCTTCGACAGCCCGGACCAGGGTGCGACCGGCCTGCCCACGGCCTCTACGACGCTCGAAGGCGAGAAGATCACCATCGACGCGCCAAAGCCGGGCATTCGCTACACAGGCCGTTTCAACGCCGAGCACACCGTGATCGACGGGACGCTGACGCAGGGCGGCCAGGATCTGTCGCTGAAACTGCTTCCCGCGACGAAGGCCGAACTCACCGGGCCCAACCGCCCGCAGACGCCGAAGCCGCCCTTCCCCTATCGCGCCGAGGATGTCAGCTTCACGAACGCAACGGCCGGGGACACGCTGGCCGCGACGCTGACACTTCCGCCGGGCAAAGGCCCGTTTCCAGCGGTACTTCTGATCGCAGGCTCGGGGCCGCAGCATCGCGATGAAGAGATCTTTCACCACAAGCCCATGGCTTTGCTGGCAGATACGCTGACCCGACGAGGCTTCGCGGTTCTGCGCTACGACAAGCGCGGTACGGGCAAGTCCACCGGCGACTTCAGGAGCGCCACGACGCAGGACTTTGCCAGCGATGCCGATGCAGCCCTGGCGTATCTGCGCTCACGGCCGGAGATTGAGACGACGCACATCTCGCTGCTCGGTCATAGCGAAGGTGGCGTGATTGCGCCGATACTTGCGGCAGAGCATCCGCAGGAGATCAACGCGATCGTGCTCCTTGCGGGCCCCGGTTTGCAAGGCTCGGAGGTGATCTCCACGCAGGTCGAGGCAATCACCAGATCAGGCGGAGCCAACAAAGAGCAGGTGGATGCCGTAGGAGAAAAAGAACGCAAGATGCTGGCGATCGACATGAAGCCAGCAACCGCGGAGGCAAGGCGTGCGGCGCTGGAGGCAGTGCTGGCCGGACAAGGCGGGCCCGAGCAGATCGCCGGGGCGATCGCTCAGCTTACGTCGCCGTGGTTTCTGTACTACATCGCCTACGATCCCGCACCAACGCTGCGCCGCGTGCAGTGTCCAGTGCTCGCACTCGATGGCTCGCTGGATGCGCAGGTAGTTGCCGCGCCGAACCTCGCCGCAATTCGCGCAGCACTGCAGGCAGGTGGGAACCATCACGTCGAAGCCGTGGAGATGCCAGGATTGAACCACCTCTTTCAGCACGCCGAGAGCGGCTCGCCAACCGAGTACGCCACAATAGAGGAGACGATGTCTCCCGAGGTGCTCGCGAAGGTCAGCGATTGGCTGCTGGCTCAACCGCCTGTGCATGCAGCCGCGAAGTAA
- a CDS encoding cytochrome c oxidase subunit 3 family protein, whose amino-acid sequence MPREHAVHDEHDEHHSLPQLRHHFETEEQQREAGSFGMWLFLLTEIMFFGGMFMAYLLYRNWYYPAFAAASNQLNVPLGAINTAILITSGFFMALGVWAAEVRKKSTLVLMLVLTAVFGLAFLGVKSDEYYEKYEKHHIPGNSFNISEFVNPPINAKTGKPTEEPLMPDMAQKTQVFFFLYFAMTGMHAFHMIIGLFLLVWLIWRAQRGDFTSGYVAPIENFGLYWHFVDIVWLFLFPLLYLINRHPFK is encoded by the coding sequence ATGCCCCGCGAACATGCCGTCCACGATGAGCATGATGAGCACCACTCTCTGCCGCAACTCCGTCATCACTTTGAGACGGAGGAGCAGCAGCGTGAGGCGGGCAGCTTCGGTATGTGGCTATTCCTGCTCACCGAAATCATGTTCTTCGGTGGCATGTTCATGGCCTACCTGCTTTACCGCAACTGGTACTACCCGGCGTTTGCGGCTGCTTCCAACCAGCTGAACGTTCCTCTTGGCGCGATTAACACGGCCATCCTCATCACCTCGGGCTTCTTCATGGCTCTTGGCGTGTGGGCTGCTGAAGTTCGCAAGAAGAGCACGCTGGTCCTCATGCTTGTTCTCACCGCCGTCTTCGGTCTCGCCTTTCTGGGCGTGAAGAGCGACGAGTACTACGAGAAGTATGAGAAGCATCACATCCCCGGCAACAGCTTCAACATCTCGGAGTTCGTTAACCCACCGATCAATGCAAAGACCGGTAAGCCGACCGAAGAGCCGTTGATGCCGGATATGGCGCAGAAGACACAGGTGTTCTTCTTCCTGTACTTCGCCATGACCGGAATGCACGCTTTCCATATGATCATCGGCCTGTTCCTGCTGGTATGGCTCATCTGGCGCGCGCAACGCGGTGACTTTACTTCAGGGTACGTTGCCCCGATTGAGAACTTTGGCCTTTACTGGCACTTTGTCGATATCGTCTGGCTCTTCCTGTTCCCGTTGCTGTATCTGATCAACCGACACCCGTTCAAGTAA